The genomic interval GTGGTGCTGGCCGGGTTGCCGGTCATGGCCACACCACGGGCGTTCCCCGCCACCACCGTCAGGCTGGGCTTGAGGGGAAGCGTGTCGGCCTGCAGGGTCACGACCAGCCCGCGCCGCGTGTTGGCGCTGGTCACACCCAGCGCCGTGCTGTTGTTGAACAGGTAGTCGCTGAACTTGAAGGTGCTGTCGTAGGCCGCGTAACGGGCGCTGAACTTCTGGCCACCGATGGTACCGTCGGCCGTGATGTCATTGATGCTGACCAGCGGGGCGCCGCCGTTCACGTTGAAGGCGTTGTTGCCGCCGTTGGCGTTGCCAATACGGAAGTTGATCGCCGCGTTGTTGACGATGATCGACCCGTTGGTGGTCGCCAGGTTGCTGGCCCGCACGCCGAAGCTCAACGAACCCAGGGCGCTGAATGCCGAGCCGTTGGTGTCAGCAACGGAGATGTCGCGCCCCGTACCGATGTTGCTGAAGATTCCCTGAGCGAACGTGGCGTCTGTCAGGCGGTCCACGTCGAAGTTGTCCGTGCCGCTCACCAGCGCGAGGCTGCCGTAGCCCAGGCTGTTCAGCGTGCCCACCACGCTGAAGCGCGGAGCGTTCTCGAGCGCCGTCACGCGGTTGGAGACGCCCGTCACGCGCGCGTCGACAGCGGTCACGCGGCCCGCGAGGTTGTCGAAGTCGCTGCGGGTCACGAAGTCGGCCTGGGCGGTCTCCACGGCGCTGACGCGGTCCTGGAGGTCCAGGATGTCCTGATTTAGCAGGACGGTCAGCTCGTTGAGGGCCGTGATCTGGGCTGCGTTGTCGTCGATGTCGCCGCGCAGGGTGTCGTACTCGTCGGCACGGGCCGTGAGTTCCTCGATCTGGGTCTGGATCGCGGCGATGGCGGCGGCGTCACCGTTGGCGGCGGCCAGTTCCTCGACGCGGGCCTCCAGGCGGGTGAAGTCGTCACGGTTGACCGCGTTTTCCTCGAGGTCGCTGACGCGAACACCCAGGGCCGTCAGGTCGGCGGCGAGTTCCTGGATGGCGTTTTGCAGCGCCGTCAGGGTCTCGGTGTTGTCGATGACAACCTGACCGGTGCGGACCTGATCGAGCAGGCGGGCGATGATGACGGCGGCCTCATAGCGGGTCAGGTTCTGGGTGCCCCGGTAGGTGCCATCGGGGTAGCCCAGGATGATGCCCTGGCTGACGAGACGGTCGATCGCGTCCTTGGCCCAGTGACCGGCAGGCACGTCGGTCAGCGTGGACACCTGGGGCGCCGTCGCCGGAGCGGTGGTCTGCGCCGCAGCGGCCCCAAAGGACAGCGCAGCAGTCAGAACGAGCAGGCTCTTCTTCATAAAACCCCCAAAACGTCGCGCGAGAACCACGTCGGGCACTGGAGTAGACGGTGGGGCGAGTTGCCGAGTTTCCTCTCCCGGAGTGAGCCGCCGTCCGCGTTCTTCCGCGCAACCTGACACCCCTCGGCCTGAGACCTCAGAAAGTCAGATCAACGGGATGATACCTGTGTGAAGAAGTATGGGTCAACCCTGAGACAGTGATAAATCCGCTGAGGGCAGCGAGAAGCGCCCTTTCTGACCTAACCGTGAAGGCTTTGTGCTCTGGCAGACTGCGCTCAGCCTATGGCATCAGCTCCCTGTGTCCGGAGTGCCGTCCTGTATCCAGGGCGAGACGAAACCAATCTGGGATTCCCTTCGCGAAATACTGCTCCGCCCACGCCGTGGCCCACTCGGTAAAACGTCCAGCTTCGATGGCTGACCGTGCCCGTTCCACCAGCCGGTGGAGGTACCGGAGGTTATGGAGCGAGAGCATTCTCGGGGCTAGCATCTCCTCGGCACGGACCAAGTGGGCCAGATACGCCCGGGAGTAGTGACGGCAGGCATAGCAGTCGCAGTCAGAGTCTATGGGGCCGAGTTGCTGACGCGGAGCGCTGGAATTCATGTTCAGGCGCCCATGATCCGTCAAGGCATACCCGAACCGTCCGGTGCGTGTGGGATACACGCAGTCGAACATGTCCACTCCGAGGGCCATCCCCGCAACCAGATCCTCGGGGTGCCCCACCCCCATCAGGTAGCGGGGCTTGTGCTCGGGCAGCCGCTCGGCCGTGAAGGCAACGGCCGGGAACATCTCCTCCTTGGATTCCCCGACCGCCAACCCGCCGATGGCGAAACCTGGGGTGGCGAATGGCAGCGTCTTTTGCAGACTCAACTCACGCAGTTCGGGATGGATTCCACCCTGCACGATGGCAAAGAGTGCCTGGTCCTCGCGAGTTCTGGCGGCCTCACAGCGCTCCAGCCAGCGCACGGTCCGCTCCAGGCTGCGGCGAATGTACTCGGGCTCGGCCGGAAAGGGTGGGCACTCGTCAAACGCCATAATGACGTCCGCTCCCAGCGCCTCTTGCACCGCCACACTGCGCTCCGGCGTGAGCAACACCTTGCTCCCATCCAGATGGCTTTTGAACGTTACGC from Deinococcus sp. HSC-46F16 carries:
- the tgt gene encoding tRNA guanosine(34) transglycosylase Tgt — encoded protein: MRQDSSVFEFEIHARDGRARTASFVTPHGTVQTPMFMPVGTQGSVKGVSPQELRDVGSQMILGNTYHLMLRPGPELVAAHGGLPGFTAYPGPFLTDSGGFQVMSLGHMRKITEEGVTFKSHLDGSKVLLTPERSVAVQEALGADVIMAFDECPPFPAEPEYIRRSLERTVRWLERCEAARTREDQALFAIVQGGIHPELRELSLQKTLPFATPGFAIGGLAVGESKEEMFPAVAFTAERLPEHKPRYLMGVGHPEDLVAGMALGVDMFDCVYPTRTGRFGYALTDHGRLNMNSSAPRQQLGPIDSDCDCYACRHYSRAYLAHLVRAEEMLAPRMLSLHNLRYLHRLVERARSAIEAGRFTEWATAWAEQYFAKGIPDWFRLALDTGRHSGHRELMP